A DNA window from Calliphora vicina chromosome 1, idCalVici1.1, whole genome shotgun sequence contains the following coding sequences:
- the LOC135963324 gene encoding transcription factor Ouib-like produces MCENLCRICAKNVNEKGAIKLFDNQNKKLLLYLKELTGLRLKNSLGFPKLMCCDCKKDLISAYKFRDDFLKVQASYKLQNSKGNKKQNSNGLVEATEFVQVFVVKEEKNITVGNQEEIYETDEEKEINIQSQDFIKKESLTFVKASGDEVNALELQPNEENTLEDTKICIEEVICDKTDDDFDTTTPLSDEALDVQYSDEDYNSETKIIVSKKSKSNRKSKKVEDGHPTERGNIKIKREITKSRKKRKDAEEHPNMFICDQCGNHFTCRHHFKLHLRRHSGDKRCACELCPDKFFTSSELRRHMRRHTGERPFACKYCDRRFTDYSTRIKHERTHTNERPFMCSQCGKSFTTSYILKNHMLTHTGERHFKCNVCNRSFTRRTHLVVHFRSIMHKQAVEKDKRPISQEELPQPHSLVPQSTHIPTFLV; encoded by the exons ATGTGTGAAAACTTATGTAGAATATGTGCTAAAAATGTCAATGAAAAGGGCGCTATTAAACTGTTCgacaatcaaaacaaaaaattattattgtatcTTAAAGAACTTACAGGCTTAAGG cttaaaaataGTTTGGGTTTCCCCAAGCTAATGTGTTGCGATTGCAAAAAGGATTTAATCAGTGCGTACAAATTCCGAGATGATTTCCTTAAAGTGCAGGCGTCTTATAAATTACAGAACtcaaaaggaaataaaaaacaaaatagtaaTGGGTTAGTGgaagcaaccgaatttgtacaGGTGTTTGTTGTTAAGGAAGAGAAGAATATAACAGTAGGCAACCAAGAAGAAATCTATGAAACAGATgaagaaaaagaaataaatatacaatcgcaagattttattaaaaaggaaaGCCTTACCTTTGTTAAAGCAAGTGGGGACGAAGTCAATGCATTGGAATTACAACCTAATGAAGAAAATACGCTGGAAGATACGAAAATTTGTATAGAAGAAGTAATTTGCGATAAAACAGATGATGATTTTGATACGACGACGCCGTTAAGTGATGAAGCTTTGGATGTTCAGTATAGTGACGAGGACTACAATTCAGAAACTAAAATAATTGTATCAAAGAAGTCAAAGTCAAATCGAAAAAGCAAGAAGGTAGAAGATGGTCATCCGACTGAAAGAggtaatatcaaaataaaaagggAAATTACGAAATCGAGGAAAAAACGTAAAGATGCTGAGGAACATCCTAATATGTTCATATGCGATCAATGTGGTAATCATTTTACGTGTCGCcatcattttaaattacatttaagaAGACATTCTGGTGATAAGCGATGTGCATGCGA ACTTTGTCCAGACAAATTTTTCACAAGTTCAGAGCTAAGAAGGCATATGAGAAGGCATACGGGTGAAAGGCCGTTCGCATGCAAATACTGTGATCGGAGATTTACTGACTATAGTACACGAATAAAACACGAAAGAACGCATACGAATGAAAGACCATTTATGTGCTCTCAATGTGGTAAATCGTTCACCACTTCATACATTCTTAAAAATCACATGTTAACACATACAGGTGAAAGGCATTTTAA GTGCAATGTATGTAATAGATCTTTCACCAGGAGAACGCACCTGGTCGTGCATTTTCGGTCTATAATGCATAAG